Proteins encoded in a region of the Halothiobacillus diazotrophicus genome:
- the recD gene encoding exodeoxyribonuclease V subunit alpha: MSPEQLSLDFIPPQGSSQEGLGAAGDDRAGDAMLPPIAILMDQWVDAGWMRRVDRAVGRWLEALCPETDARVILAAVLTSHQAGQGHVCLDLAACLDDPDTVLKMPPQSGVLPEDGIPPVRPAQLMRGWRLADWVAVLADARSVVALAEDPQPPTIGDPESAGVSILPDAPPFVLDGGLLYLRRYWVQEQAIAEQVRRRVSAESARLDVRHVREVLDRLFDPMSVDPAEPDWQKIACALSIRRPFSIITGGPGTGKTTTVVKLLLMRQILAFRAGQPPLRIRLSAPTGKAAARLKQSIQAQIVTLLPRFAETYPRLADTLPQTVETLHRLIGVRPNQPRPVHHAGNYLPADIVVIDEASMIGQELMARTLAALAPDTSLVLLGDRDQLASVEPGSVLGALCAHADAKMPYDAETVEWIRQTVGVSLPAAAEPGASLDQAIATLRYSHRFGPDSPIGTLARAINAGDASATRRVLQAASSPGEAIGLLPDDRQAHGLTRLAVEALSTWLKRVQSPPSMVGAAQDDWARAIFAAHQETQILCALRQGRQGVEGVNLLVEQALYRAGLLPGFGLREGAWYAGRPILVTRNEPGLRLANGDIGLTLPYRDDAGREPVLRVAFPGDDPTAPIRWLNPHRLPSCETAFALTVHKAQGSEFGHAVFVLPAAPNPILTRELIYTALTRARDRFTLVASDADPSLSILADGVRRRVQRAGQLERLCAD, from the coding sequence ATGAGTCCCGAGCAGCTGTCCCTGGATTTTATCCCGCCTCAGGGCTCGAGCCAGGAGGGACTGGGTGCGGCGGGTGACGACAGGGCAGGCGACGCGATGCTGCCGCCGATCGCGATATTGATGGATCAATGGGTCGATGCCGGTTGGATGCGCCGCGTCGATCGTGCGGTCGGCCGATGGCTTGAGGCGCTGTGCCCGGAGACGGACGCCCGAGTGATCCTCGCCGCCGTGCTGACCAGTCATCAGGCCGGTCAGGGGCACGTCTGCCTCGATCTGGCCGCCTGTCTGGACGATCCCGATACCGTCCTGAAAATGCCGCCGCAATCGGGCGTGCTGCCCGAGGACGGTATTCCGCCTGTTCGACCGGCCCAGTTGATGCGGGGTTGGCGCTTGGCGGATTGGGTGGCCGTCCTTGCCGATGCGCGTAGCGTCGTCGCGTTGGCTGAAGATCCGCAGCCACCGACCATCGGTGATCCGGAATCAGCTGGCGTGTCGATATTGCCCGATGCGCCTCCGTTCGTGCTGGATGGTGGTCTCCTGTACCTGCGGCGATACTGGGTGCAGGAGCAGGCCATCGCCGAACAGGTGCGTCGACGGGTGTCCGCCGAGTCGGCTCGCCTGGATGTACGGCATGTCCGCGAGGTGCTGGATCGCTTGTTCGATCCCATGTCGGTTGACCCTGCCGAGCCGGATTGGCAGAAAATCGCCTGCGCGCTGTCGATTCGTCGACCGTTTTCGATCATTACCGGCGGACCGGGAACCGGCAAGACAACCACCGTGGTCAAGCTGCTTCTGATGCGCCAGATTCTGGCATTCCGCGCCGGGCAACCGCCGCTGCGGATTCGTCTCTCTGCGCCCACCGGCAAGGCGGCGGCCCGTCTGAAACAGTCCATCCAGGCGCAGATCGTCACCCTCCTGCCCCGATTTGCGGAGACATATCCCCGCCTGGCAGACACGTTGCCGCAGACCGTCGAAACCCTGCATCGGCTGATTGGCGTTCGACCGAATCAGCCGCGCCCGGTGCATCATGCGGGCAACTATTTGCCGGCCGACATCGTGGTGATCGACGAGGCGTCCATGATCGGTCAGGAACTGATGGCCCGAACCCTCGCAGCCCTGGCACCCGACACGTCGCTGGTGCTGCTTGGGGATCGGGATCAGCTGGCGTCGGTCGAACCCGGTTCCGTATTGGGCGCGCTTTGTGCCCACGCCGATGCGAAGATGCCCTATGATGCGGAAACGGTCGAATGGATTCGGCAAACCGTTGGCGTATCGCTGCCGGCTGCTGCCGAGCCGGGCGCCTCTCTCGATCAGGCCATCGCGACGCTGCGCTACAGCCATCGCTTCGGCCCGGATAGTCCCATCGGTACCCTGGCGCGGGCCATCAATGCCGGCGATGCCTCGGCCACCCGTCGGGTGCTTCAAGCGGCATCATCGCCGGGCGAGGCGATCGGACTGTTGCCGGATGACCGTCAGGCGCACGGCCTGACTCGTCTGGCGGTCGAGGCGCTATCGACCTGGCTGAAGCGGGTGCAATCACCGCCGTCGATGGTTGGGGCGGCGCAGGATGACTGGGCTCGTGCGATCTTCGCCGCGCACCAGGAGACGCAGATTCTGTGTGCATTGCGCCAGGGACGGCAGGGCGTCGAGGGCGTCAACCTTTTGGTCGAGCAGGCCCTGTACCGCGCCGGATTATTGCCGGGGTTCGGTCTGCGCGAGGGTGCCTGGTATGCCGGTCGCCCGATTCTCGTGACCCGGAACGAGCCCGGATTGCGGCTCGCCAACGGGGATATCGGCCTGACGCTGCCCTATCGTGACGATGCGGGCCGCGAGCCGGTCCTGCGGGTGGCATTCCCCGGTGACGATCCCACGGCGCCGATTCGCTGGTTGAATCCACACCGGTTGCCTTCCTGCGAAACCGCGTTTGCCTTGACCGTGCACAAGGCACAGGGATCTGAGTTCGGCCATGCCGTCTTCGTGCTGCCGGCGGCGCCGAACCCGATTCTGACGCGCGAGTTGATCTACACCGCCCTGACGCGGGCGAGGGACCGCTTCACCCTGGTCGCTTCCGATGCGGATCCATCCTTGTCGATCCTGGCCGATGGGGTGCGTCGTCGGGTGCAACGCGCAGGGCAGCTGGAACGATTATGTGCGGATTGA
- the recB gene encoding exodeoxyribonuclease V subunit beta encodes MSAHQIPPVEGSQELGALDFPLSNCRLIEASAGTGKTYTIAVLYLRLILGHDRCSDAEPEPLMPPQILVATFTQAAADELRERIRARLHVAAQLFAAPDSSIPADVDPLLLTLRGDYPNGQDRRIAAARLAKAADWMDEAAIFTIHGWCQRMLIEHAFHSRSLYAQTLLTDMTPVLETCVQDYWRIHVYGLPEAQRRLAARLLDDPETLLRRLRSLLVRDDTPIWLADRAVSDGDADLSAILACGTAHKSLLTRLESAARQIWQADAAALSELVTTLHLGINKRSHGVLKTEQDLAMALERIASWAATGEALDPRIRAFLAGPSLNKGFALPDHPIWSAVAAWHGAVRQTGELDEEMRLALFAHAALWVRHRVGVMLQTQGQMGFDDLLVNLDRALEGATGHVLAQSLCRQFPVALIDEFQDTDPLQFRIFDRIYGITDEVPSGTVILIGDPKQSIYRFRGADIQSYLKARTATTGRHYTLGHNFRSTPGLVNAVNQVFSLAESRPGGAFGYRDGGGNALPFIPVAAKGRARTLRIDGQDVPPLTGWTLSGEPCGVSVFIDEMAARCATDICRRVQAGAGGQAVFYPSDSGVEEGGTALQPRDIAVLVSNGKQAAAIQQALSQRGVRSVYLSDRHRLFASTEAADFLLWLRAMADPRHLGHIRSALATGSFCRSLAELDALRSTEAGEDPLDAAVERFLTYRALWLRQGVLAAVYRLLHDYDIPARLLTRPMVTVSGERRLMNLLHLADWAQSEQAQLAGIDALLQRFHQALDANETEQELRLEQDENLVQITTIHSAKGLQYPLVYLPYLCLIRPSERSRDDVAQVRHVGSARVLSLGADPQALAEQRHDELTEGLRLIYVGLTRAESACVVGLGPVTFNKKAAGTETETALGYLLGLSASSGDALTERQGEGAPGPVPPRTLDEALTHWAACSDIRIVSAPVATNDRYEAPLSPLGTALTPRSRHFRPWQITSFSSLSHSLHAALPVPETPEQANRLDSLVDESMEETTVRSSHSVAVDSTAPGPAHPTTVILSRLPKGPEFGTLMHRLFEVAGAEGFGRFDSRATCATLFHADEGLETTPPEVREPLTELIAQSLSVPLPSASGPLPLRDLRRYQIELEFWLPVDALRVAALDAILQAHFHPGLPRPPLSDQWVAGQLKGFMDLVFEADGRYYVLDYKSNWLGETDGAYAQERLTEAMLAARYDLQMALYLTALHRHLQDRVPDYDYARHMGGAFYLFVRGVAAPGRGVYSHCPDVAVIEAIDRCLGGESEVPPGADPLAVLAMEAT; translated from the coding sequence GTGTCTGCTCATCAGATTCCCCCGGTCGAGGGCAGCCAGGAATTGGGTGCTCTCGACTTTCCGCTCTCGAATTGCCGCCTGATCGAGGCGAGTGCCGGTACCGGTAAGACCTATACCATTGCGGTGCTCTATCTCCGCTTAATCCTTGGTCATGACCGCTGTTCCGACGCAGAACCTGAACCGCTGATGCCTCCGCAGATTTTGGTCGCAACCTTTACGCAGGCCGCGGCCGACGAACTCAGAGAACGCATTCGCGCGCGTCTGCATGTGGCGGCACAGCTCTTTGCCGCTCCGGATTCATCCATTCCTGCCGATGTCGATCCGCTGCTTCTGACGCTTCGAGGGGATTATCCCAACGGGCAGGACCGTCGAATTGCCGCCGCGCGGTTGGCAAAAGCGGCGGACTGGATGGATGAAGCAGCGATCTTCACCATTCATGGCTGGTGCCAGCGGATGCTGATCGAGCATGCTTTTCACAGCCGGAGTCTGTACGCGCAGACGCTCTTGACCGATATGACTCCGGTGCTGGAAACCTGCGTGCAGGATTATTGGCGCATTCACGTGTATGGATTGCCCGAGGCGCAACGGCGTCTGGCCGCTCGTCTGCTGGATGATCCCGAGACGCTTCTGCGGCGTCTGCGATCCCTGCTCGTGCGCGACGACACGCCGATCTGGCTGGCCGACCGCGCTGTGAGCGATGGCGATGCCGATCTGTCTGCCATTCTTGCCTGCGGTACCGCCCATAAATCCTTGCTCACGCGTCTCGAATCCGCAGCCCGTCAGATTTGGCAGGCCGATGCGGCGGCGTTGTCTGAGTTGGTGACCACACTGCACCTGGGCATCAACAAGCGCAGCCATGGCGTGTTGAAGACCGAGCAGGATCTGGCGATGGCGCTTGAACGCATTGCGTCCTGGGCCGCTACCGGAGAAGCTCTCGATCCCCGGATCCGGGCATTCCTGGCCGGACCGAGCCTGAACAAGGGGTTCGCGCTGCCGGATCATCCGATCTGGTCGGCGGTGGCCGCCTGGCATGGGGCAGTGCGGCAAACCGGTGAACTCGATGAGGAAATGCGTCTGGCACTGTTTGCGCATGCCGCTTTGTGGGTCCGGCATCGGGTCGGCGTAATGCTGCAGACGCAGGGACAGATGGGATTTGACGATTTGCTGGTCAATCTGGATCGCGCGTTGGAAGGTGCCACTGGACATGTGCTGGCCCAGTCGCTGTGTCGGCAGTTTCCCGTTGCGCTGATTGATGAGTTCCAGGATACCGATCCCCTACAGTTCCGGATATTCGATCGTATTTACGGAATCACGGACGAGGTGCCTTCGGGCACCGTCATCCTGATCGGGGACCCCAAGCAGTCCATTTACCGATTCCGGGGGGCGGATATCCAGAGTTACCTGAAGGCCAGAACAGCAACCACCGGCCGCCATTACACATTGGGACACAACTTCCGGTCGACGCCGGGATTGGTCAATGCGGTCAATCAGGTTTTTTCCCTGGCAGAGTCGCGCCCCGGGGGCGCATTCGGCTACCGTGACGGGGGGGGCAATGCGCTCCCTTTCATTCCTGTTGCGGCGAAAGGCCGAGCGCGGACGCTTCGGATCGACGGCCAGGATGTTCCCCCTCTGACTGGTTGGACACTGTCGGGTGAACCCTGCGGCGTGTCTGTGTTCATCGATGAGATGGCTGCGCGATGCGCCACCGACATTTGTCGGCGTGTTCAGGCGGGTGCCGGGGGGCAGGCGGTGTTCTATCCGTCCGATTCCGGTGTCGAGGAGGGCGGGACGGCGTTGCAGCCCCGGGATATCGCGGTACTGGTGTCCAACGGCAAGCAGGCGGCGGCGATCCAGCAGGCGTTGAGCCAACGGGGCGTGCGCAGTGTATACCTGTCGGATCGGCATCGCCTGTTTGCATCGACCGAGGCCGCGGATTTCCTGCTCTGGCTCCGTGCCATGGCTGATCCGCGCCACCTGGGCCATATCCGCAGCGCTCTGGCGACGGGATCGTTCTGCCGTTCGTTGGCGGAATTGGATGCCCTGAGATCGACGGAGGCCGGTGAGGATCCGCTGGATGCGGCGGTCGAGCGTTTCCTCACCTACCGGGCATTGTGGCTACGACAGGGTGTCCTGGCCGCCGTTTACCGACTGCTGCACGATTACGACATTCCGGCACGGTTGTTGACCCGGCCGATGGTCACCGTGTCCGGTGAGCGGCGGTTGATGAATCTGCTGCATCTGGCGGACTGGGCACAGAGTGAACAGGCGCAGCTTGCCGGTATCGACGCCTTGTTGCAGCGATTCCACCAGGCTCTGGATGCCAACGAAACCGAACAGGAGTTGCGGCTCGAGCAGGACGAGAATCTGGTACAGATCACGACGATCCATTCCGCAAAGGGGTTGCAGTATCCCCTGGTCTATCTGCCGTACCTCTGCCTGATCCGGCCCAGCGAACGGTCGCGGGACGATGTGGCCCAGGTTCGTCACGTGGGGTCGGCGCGTGTGCTGAGCCTGGGCGCGGATCCGCAGGCACTGGCGGAACAGCGGCATGATGAGCTGACCGAGGGGTTGCGCCTGATCTATGTTGGGCTGACGCGGGCAGAGTCCGCCTGCGTGGTCGGGCTGGGTCCGGTGACCTTCAACAAGAAGGCGGCAGGCACCGAGACGGAAACGGCGCTGGGTTATCTCCTCGGATTATCGGCATCGTCTGGTGACGCGCTGACCGAGCGGCAGGGCGAGGGTGCGCCGGGTCCGGTACCGCCCCGTACCCTCGACGAGGCGCTGACGCACTGGGCGGCTTGCTCGGACATTCGGATTGTCTCGGCCCCCGTCGCAACGAATGACCGCTACGAGGCGCCGCTTTCGCCCTTGGGTACGGCCTTGACGCCGCGTTCCCGGCACTTTCGTCCGTGGCAGATCACGAGTTTCAGTAGCTTGTCGCACAGTCTGCATGCCGCATTGCCCGTGCCCGAAACGCCGGAACAGGCCAATCGTCTGGATAGCCTGGTCGATGAATCCATGGAGGAAACGACCGTCCGGTCGTCGCACTCCGTGGCGGTCGATTCGACGGCGCCTGGCCCCGCCCATCCGACAACCGTGATCTTGAGTCGTCTGCCCAAGGGCCCCGAGTTTGGTACGTTGATGCACCGTCTGTTCGAAGTGGCCGGGGCAGAGGGCTTTGGCCGGTTCGACAGTCGGGCGACCTGCGCAACGTTATTCCATGCGGATGAGGGGCTGGAAACGACGCCGCCGGAGGTGCGTGAACCGTTGACCGAGCTGATTGCGCAGTCGCTGTCCGTGCCGTTGCCCTCGGCCTCGGGGCCACTGCCTCTGCGCGATCTACGGCGGTACCAGATCGAACTCGAGTTCTGGCTGCCCGTGGACGCCTTGCGTGTCGCGGCGCTGGATGCCATTTTGCAGGCGCATTTCCATCCCGGTTTGCCGAGACCGCCGTTGTCCGACCAGTGGGTGGCCGGTCAGCTGAAGGGGTTCATGGACCTCGTTTTCGAGGCCGATGGACGGTATTACGTGCTGGACTACAAATCGAACTGGCTGGGTGAGACGGATGGCGCCTATGCCCAGGAACGCTTGACCGAAGCGATGTTGGCCGCGCGCTATGATTTGCAGATGGCCCTGTATTTGACAGCGCTTCACCGGCATCTGCAGGATCGGGTGCCCGATTACGATTACGCGCGGCACATGGGTGGCGCATTTTACCTGTTCGTCCGCGGGGTTGCGGCGCCCGGGCGTGGCGTTTATTCCCATTGTCCGGACGTTGCCGTGATCGAAGCCATCGATCGCTGTCTCGGTGGTGAATCCGAAGTCCCACCGGGGGCGGATCCGCTGGCCGTATTGGCCATGGAGGCGACATGA
- a CDS encoding porin, which yields MKKNIIAFAVAAALVAPAAAMADTTLYGKFHVSYDFVGGDNHAATTGGFSSNSSRIGIKGKEKINDSLSIIYQYETGIDAGQNASTGASAGGLGGQRNTFIGATGAFGTVITGRHDTPMKMMGRKYDLFGDTVADSRNIIGTTGFDLRPSQVLAYATPDLAGFKAMVAYINSWAANDSYYTNPPSAKTAPYYNNSNAWSMNASYSIAGFGLDAAYETRRHGGPNAAGVSRSTDAYRLGANYKIAGFKIMGLYMDAKNVGFTSGKDLKTYGVGAAYSFGANTIKAQYYKADSFSGTTNTGGDLWAVGYDYKLSKQTSVYAVYGQTSNDTNGTYTIMGGGHDYSFPVGTASSSGLKTSSVSLGIQHKF from the coding sequence ATGAAAAAGAATATCATCGCATTCGCAGTCGCCGCAGCCCTGGTTGCTCCGGCCGCCGCTATGGCCGACACCACCCTGTACGGCAAGTTCCACGTATCCTACGATTTCGTTGGCGGTGACAACCACGCTGCTACCACTGGCGGTTTCTCATCCAACTCTTCCCGCATCGGTATCAAGGGCAAAGAGAAGATCAACGACAGCCTGTCCATCATTTATCAGTACGAAACCGGCATCGACGCGGGTCAGAACGCTTCTACCGGCGCTTCTGCAGGTGGCCTGGGCGGTCAGCGTAACACCTTCATCGGTGCTACCGGCGCTTTCGGTACCGTCATCACCGGTCGTCACGACACCCCGATGAAGATGATGGGTCGTAAGTACGATCTGTTCGGCGACACCGTTGCTGACTCTCGTAACATCATCGGCACCACCGGCTTCGATCTGCGTCCGTCCCAGGTTTTGGCCTATGCCACGCCTGATCTGGCCGGCTTCAAGGCCATGGTTGCCTACATCAACAGCTGGGCTGCAAACGACAGCTACTACACCAACCCGCCGTCAGCCAAGACTGCTCCGTACTACAACAACTCCAACGCTTGGAGCATGAACGCTTCTTACAGCATCGCCGGCTTCGGTCTGGATGCAGCGTATGAAACCCGTCGTCATGGTGGTCCGAATGCTGCTGGTGTTTCTCGCAGCACCGACGCCTACCGTCTGGGCGCGAACTACAAGATCGCCGGCTTCAAGATCATGGGTCTGTACATGGATGCCAAGAACGTTGGCTTCACTTCCGGCAAGGATCTGAAGACCTATGGCGTTGGCGCGGCATACAGCTTCGGTGCAAACACCATCAAGGCCCAGTACTACAAGGCTGACAGCTTCAGCGGCACCACCAACACCGGTGGTGACCTGTGGGCCGTTGGTTACGACTACAAGCTGAGCAAGCAGACCAGCGTTTACGCTGTCTACGGTCAGACCAGCAACGATACCAATGGCACTTACACCATCATGGGCGGTGGTCACGACTACAGCTTCCCGGTTGGTACCGCTTCTTCCAGCGGCCTGAAGACGTCCTCCGTCTCTCTGGGTATCCAGCACAAGTTCTAA
- the ppx gene encoding exopolyphosphatase, whose translation MQDETLVAAVDLGSNSFHMLVARIHAGQVQVVDRMKDMVRLAGGLQEDGYLSEEAIERGLASLTRFGQRLAGMPRGSVRIVGTNTLRAAKNGAEFIRRGEKAIGHPIEIIAGREEARLVYLGVAQSDIPIDGVRLVVDIGGGSTELILGRGTTPDKMESAPIGCVALMREFFSDGVFSASRLARAKTRAELELSPYKGAYLDVGWARAVGSSGTARSLAAVAEANGWGDGSITAEGLAQIHAAVLKAGSLDKLDLAGLSEDRKPVFVGGLIAMQAVFSALEIERMHISDGALREGLVYDWLDRSDHDDIRAATVQRLQHLFTIDMAHADRVARSARMLFGQVADAWDLRSAPDAIEAPRYSVWLEIAARLHEIGLAVSHSGYHHHGAYILNYADMPGLTRAAQTIIASLVHVHRRKMKPQRFEMVEESLRGQVVRLAVVLRLAVLLHRDRSLRSHVPNLKLQAKKQSLSIRFPEGWLEAHPLTAMDLELERGYLEMVDFELEYL comes from the coding sequence ATGCAAGACGAAACGCTGGTAGCCGCCGTTGACCTCGGGTCCAACAGTTTTCACATGCTGGTGGCCCGGATTCATGCTGGACAAGTGCAGGTCGTGGATCGGATGAAGGACATGGTCCGTCTGGCCGGCGGCTTGCAAGAGGACGGATATCTTTCTGAGGAAGCCATTGAACGAGGCCTGGCCAGCCTGACTCGCTTCGGACAGCGATTGGCCGGCATGCCCCGGGGCAGCGTACGTATCGTGGGAACGAATACGTTGCGCGCGGCAAAAAATGGGGCTGAATTCATAAGACGGGGCGAAAAGGCGATCGGACACCCCATTGAGATCATTGCGGGCAGGGAAGAGGCCCGACTCGTGTATCTGGGGGTTGCGCAGAGCGACATTCCGATCGATGGTGTTCGGTTGGTCGTGGATATCGGTGGCGGATCGACCGAGCTCATTCTGGGCCGTGGAACGACCCCGGATAAGATGGAAAGCGCTCCGATCGGTTGTGTCGCCTTGATGCGGGAGTTCTTTTCCGATGGTGTGTTCTCCGCTTCGCGACTCGCCCGAGCGAAGACGCGGGCCGAGCTCGAACTGAGTCCCTATAAGGGGGCGTATCTCGATGTGGGCTGGGCGCGTGCCGTGGGCAGCTCCGGAACGGCCCGATCTCTAGCCGCCGTCGCGGAGGCCAACGGTTGGGGGGACGGCAGCATTACCGCCGAGGGGTTGGCTCAGATTCATGCGGCGGTGCTCAAGGCAGGGTCACTCGATAAGCTGGATCTGGCCGGGCTGTCGGAGGATCGCAAGCCGGTATTCGTGGGCGGATTGATTGCCATGCAGGCCGTGTTCTCCGCGCTGGAAATCGAGCGGATGCATATCAGCGACGGTGCGCTGAGAGAAGGCCTGGTCTACGACTGGCTGGACCGTAGCGATCATGACGACATCCGGGCCGCCACCGTGCAGCGCCTGCAGCACCTGTTCACCATTGACATGGCCCATGCCGATCGCGTGGCGCGTTCCGCGCGGATGCTGTTCGGTCAGGTGGCGGATGCCTGGGATCTGCGCAGTGCCCCGGATGCAATCGAGGCACCGCGCTACTCGGTCTGGTTGGAAATCGCCGCGCGTCTTCACGAAATCGGTCTGGCCGTCAGTCATTCCGGTTATCACCATCATGGCGCGTACATACTGAATTACGCCGATATGCCGGGATTGACCCGCGCCGCGCAAACCATTATCGCCAGTCTGGTGCATGTCCATCGGCGCAAAATGAAGCCGCAGCGTTTCGAAATGGTCGAGGAAAGCCTACGCGGGCAGGTGGTCCGCTTGGCAGTGGTTCTTCGCCTCGCGGTGCTGCTTCATCGGGATCGATCGCTGCGCTCCCATGTGCCGAATTTGAAGCTGCAGGCGAAAAAGCAGTCGCTCAGTATCCGGTTTCCGGAGGGTTGGCTGGAAGCGCATCCCTTGACGGCCATGGATCTCGAGCTGGAGCGCGGTTACCTGGAAATGGTGGATTTCGAACTCGAGTATCTGTGA
- a CDS encoding GGDEF domain-containing protein: MRDKTLLPAHSAETRFIPHSAPPRQMADAATRIDQLIARRRIAIAFQPFIDVMSHVIHGYEALGRPPVDAGFSDISELLSIASATDRRLQLECHLVARAIDRFMTLDLPGRLFVNLSPECLGHPDFSVDNLLACLQTQGLAYTRLVVELTEQHYSNFPHVLQANLDRLRKLGISLALDDFAAGYNGMLHWMDQQPEIVKIDRKMLSDIDKLPKKYRFVRSVVHLAKESGAHVIAEGIETPSEAGVLTELGVDFLQGYLFGKPATEPLRNIEPEILGHLVSYRQAQRTQQGLIRTLIQPARSVQHTTRLDTVMDLFLSSPELRALPVLDGESPVGIAWRHDLMNLYASPYGRPLNERRSISRLMDRRPVIVDESESLTVLSRRLSERDHRSFHDVFIITRGRAYAGIGQLIDLLRLYTTQQVRQAQHLNPLSGLPGNVPLNETLESWLAERQPFALVYVDLDHFKAINDHYGYQRGDQVLLMLSQILKDHTHPARDFLGHIGGDDFVILYRTTDWRAYCDEIIRQFDARIPAFYDPEDQQRGSIGTADRDGNPRQYPICSVTLAALNLGDDQVPNSHLLTEQISAIKSRAKQRQGSNLLVETLHDCRRPVTRI, translated from the coding sequence ATGCGCGACAAAACCTTACTCCCCGCTCATTCTGCCGAGACTCGGTTCATCCCGCACAGTGCGCCCCCTCGCCAGATGGCGGACGCTGCCACGCGCATAGACCAACTGATCGCCCGTCGACGCATTGCGATTGCCTTTCAACCCTTCATCGACGTCATGAGCCACGTAATCCATGGCTACGAGGCCCTTGGCCGACCGCCTGTGGACGCCGGTTTCTCCGACATCTCCGAGCTGCTCTCGATCGCCTCGGCAACCGATCGACGCCTCCAACTCGAGTGCCATCTCGTCGCGCGCGCCATCGATCGGTTCATGACATTGGATTTACCCGGTCGACTGTTTGTCAATCTGTCCCCGGAGTGCCTGGGTCACCCCGATTTTTCGGTCGACAATCTACTCGCCTGTCTCCAGACGCAGGGCCTGGCCTACACCCGGCTGGTCGTCGAATTGACCGAACAGCATTACAGCAACTTCCCCCACGTGCTACAAGCCAACCTCGACCGGCTGCGCAAGCTGGGCATATCCCTAGCATTGGATGATTTTGCAGCCGGCTACAACGGCATGCTTCATTGGATGGATCAGCAGCCCGAAATCGTCAAGATCGATCGCAAGATGCTCAGCGACATCGACAAGTTGCCCAAGAAATATCGATTCGTTCGTTCCGTCGTCCATCTTGCCAAGGAGTCCGGGGCCCATGTCATCGCGGAGGGCATCGAGACCCCCTCGGAAGCCGGCGTCTTGACGGAACTCGGTGTCGACTTCCTGCAAGGCTACCTGTTCGGCAAGCCGGCAACGGAACCCTTGCGGAACATCGAACCCGAAATCCTCGGTCATCTTGTCAGCTATCGACAGGCACAACGGACGCAACAGGGCCTGATCCGCACGCTGATCCAGCCTGCACGCAGCGTTCAGCACACGACCCGCCTGGATACGGTCATGGACCTATTTCTCTCGAGCCCGGAACTCCGCGCCCTGCCTGTACTCGATGGGGAGTCCCCCGTCGGTATTGCCTGGCGGCATGATCTGATGAACCTCTACGCCAGCCCCTACGGACGACCACTGAACGAACGTCGGTCGATCAGTCGCCTGATGGATCGACGGCCCGTCATCGTCGATGAATCTGAATCGCTCACGGTATTGAGCCGACGACTCAGTGAGCGCGATCATCGAAGCTTTCACGACGTCTTCATCATTACCCGCGGTCGCGCCTATGCCGGCATCGGTCAACTGATCGACCTGCTTCGTCTGTACACGACCCAGCAGGTGCGTCAGGCACAACACCTCAACCCCCTCAGCGGCCTCCCCGGTAACGTCCCCTTGAACGAGACGCTCGAATCCTGGCTAGCCGAACGACAACCCTTCGCTCTGGTGTATGTCGATCTCGATCATTTCAAGGCCATCAACGACCATTACGGGTATCAGCGGGGCGATCAGGTGCTCCTGATGCTGAGCCAGATACTCAAGGACCATACCCATCCAGCGCGTGACTTTCTCGGCCATATCGGCGGTGACGACTTCGTCATCCTCTATCGCACCACGGACTGGCGCGCATACTGCGACGAAATCATCCGTCAGTTCGACGCCCGGATCCCCGCATTCTACGATCCCGAGGATCAGCAACGCGGCTCGATCGGCACAGCCGACCGCGATGGAAACCCCAGGCAGTACCCGATCTGCAGCGTGACGCTGGCTGCACTGAATCTCGGGGATGATCAGGTCCCCAACAGTCACTTGCTGACAGAGCAAATCAGTGCCATCAAATCCCGGGCCAAGCAACGTCAGGGCAGCAATCTGCTCGTCGAAACTTTGCATGACTGCCGCCGACCGGTCACACGAATCTGA